CATAATTTTCTTTTGTTTTAAATGCGCTAAGAATCTGAGCTTTATTAAATAATATTATATACTTATCTATATTATTACATTCTCTGCTTATTTCCTCTATTTCTTCTAATGCTTCTTTATTCATACCAACTTCTCTATATGCTAAAGCTAGTTTTAAATGTATATTTGGCTCATTTATGATAGTATTTTTTAGTTCATTAATTACCTCATAATATTTTAAAAACTTATAGTGTATACTCCCTTTAATTATAGGATGATTTGAAAATAACTGTTCTTGGGATAATCTTAACCGTAAAGATCTGATATTACTTTCTTCCTTAATTATGTAACTCAATGGTAGTGCTGTATAATAATATCTATAGACTATACTAAAATCTTTTAGATAAAATATTTCCTCCTCTAACTTGAGGTTAGTGGAATGACTAACCTGAGGGGCATATTCTCTTAAATAAGAAACATTCTCTCTTTGCCCCTTGTTTTTTTCATAAGTTCTAACCCTTAACTCGTTAGCAATACTTAAAGCCAATTTTAAATTTTTTAATCCTTCTTGGCTTATTGTTGCTACGCTTTGTATAATCTTCCATATGGTAACCCTTCTTTCCCCCAAACATGTTCCTAGCTCTGCTATCATTCTATCAAAAAATCTGTATATTTCTTTCTTAATATTTAGTATTTCTCCTTCTTGTTTTATATTAAAAACTATTTCATGAGGATCAAAATTTTTACAATCCTCTTTAAGTAATTGAAAAGATCTTGGTTTAATCGTTTTAATATTTGATAATTTTTGCTGATATTGATTTAATAGCTTTTTACTACCAGCTATCAATATTGTATACCACAATGCCTGGACAAGATGAGGATCATCATTGTACCATACCTCATCAACTTGAAAACGCATCAGTTCATTAATTGTTCCTATCAGCTCAAAAGGTTTACACGGCACTATCCTTTTTATCTCATCTTCAATTGTATATTTATTATATCCTCTTTCTCTACCTAATGGGGACTTACATGCATGCCATTGTGAACCATCAAAACTAAATCCTCTTCTGCTTATACTGTCATAAAACCAGTTATGTTCTTTATCATTACCATCACTTAACTTGAAGTTGTTTAGTTCTTTTACTCCAAATACAGTAAGCAGAGATTCTCCAAAGTTTGTTACCTTAATATACATCAATACTGCCAAGTTCCTAAAATACTCTTTTACTTTTTCCTCCTCCTTTTTCCCTAAACCTTCCTCTATCAATATCCCCCACTCCATATCAGACCATGGAGTCATAGTGCCTAATGCCATAGAACCCATACCAAATATCGCGTAGCCTACTTCCCTATCTTCTCCTGTTTTGCTATTTTTTATTTTTGGCAAACCTCCTAATTCATCTATGCAGTCATTTAATAGTTGCTTGATTAAACCATCTCCCCCTATAAAATATTCCCTTATCTCCTGATATATCCTCTCTACTTCTCCTGCTCTCTTTTCTAGCCCTTCTTCATCTAGTTCCTCTCCTCTTTCCTTTATCCCTAAATCTTCTACCTTTTTAAGCTCTCCTCCAATCCATTCCCTATGCCCTTCTAATTTACTTTTGTAGTCTCTTATTTTCTTTAAGCTTCCTTCACCACTATATCCTTCTGGTAATATTTTGTCTTTTCTAGCTTGCCTTATAAATTTTTCTTCTACTAATCCTATTTTATTCTCTATAACCTTCCTTAACTCTTCTTTATTTAATTTATCAGGCAACCTATATATTATATTGAGTATATACTGATATATCCCTACTGCCTTAGGGTAATCTAGTCTATCCTCCCCCCTAGAATATATATCTCCTAACTTTAAAAATAATTCATACTCCTGCTCATAATACTTACCTATATTTATTCCTCTGTTACATAGCTTTAACCCTTCTTTAACCTTCTCTAAACGTTCAGCTATATCTCCTACCTCATATAATTTAATTAATTCCTCTATGATTCCCTCTATCTTGATTAATGTTTCTTTTTCATTAAAGTAAGTCAGGTCATCTACTATTATTTCTTTTTTTTCAATATTTATTTTTACTCCACTGGTTTCTCCATACTCTCTCATATGACTTATATTTGTTCCTACCACCCCGCCAATAGATTTCTCCTTGCTTGCAAGTTTAAGATTATCCCATTCACGATTTAAGCTATTGTTAATTCCATACCAAATGTCTTTATATAAAGATTCTTCTATGTTATTTCTGTATGTCCCCAATGGAAAATATTGCGAACCTTTGAGCTTCTCATTTATACTAGAAAAAATATTATAATATTTTATAGCTTCACTTTTTTCACCTAAGCTAAAATAAGTTAAAGCCAGCCCTGCTAATGCAAAGTAGGTATTCGCATTTACTATATGATACCCATAAAATTCTAAGCAATCTTTATAAGCTTTAGTAGCAAAATTTAGTGATTCCTTGTTATAAGTTTTATTGTGAATTCCTTTTATTAGATAGCATTGTGCCATATAAAATTGAGATTCTGCTTTTTCACTTAAATTATATTTTTGACTATTTTCTCCTCTTTTCTTCTTTCTTTCAGCATTCTCATAATTCCTAATAGCTAAATTATAGTTAGATATCGCATCTTCAAATTTACCTTCAATAAAATAACAATAACCAATATTTTTTAAGGTCTTAGACTTTTCTGAAAAGCAGTATTCTTGCTCAATACTATTAAAAATTCTTAATGCAAGTTTAGATTTGATTAGCGCATCTTTGTATTGCTCCTTATAAAAGTAACAGGCAGCAATATTAAAGTGTGTTCTGCCCATTTCATATGGTTTAGGATAATTTACATTATTAAAAACCTTTGTTTGTATGCTAAGAGCTTGTGTAAATAGATCTAAGGCTTTATCGTATTTTTTACATTTAATATAAACTAGTCCTAAGTCATTCAATAAAGTAGCAGTATCAGGGTGTAAATGGTCTTTAAATACACGATTTCTCATATTGAGAGCTTTTTTATACAATTTTTCAGCCCTTTTATAAATTTCTAAGGAGAAGAAAGTTGCTCCTATATTCCAGTAAGAGCTAGCTATTAGAGGATGATCCTGATTACCATATATAATACTTCTCATCTTTAAAGCTTGTTTATGACATTGCCTAGCCTCTTTAAGCTTATTTAATTTCATTAAAGTAACACCTAGATCATTGAGACATTCTGAAGTATTGTAATGTGGAATGTTATTATATATTTTTTTATACTCTTCTAAACATTCTCTAAGTAAGTTTTCCGCTGTATGATAGTCCCCTTGATCTAATGCAAAACTCCCTTTATTTTTTTTAGCTAAAATACTATCCGGATGTAGCGTATCGTTTTTGTCAAATGTACTTTCTCCAATAGTCTGAATCCTATGATTATATACTGACTGTATGTTAACCTCAGCTATCTTGCGATAACGTTCAGCTTTCTTAAACAATGATAGTTTTTGATAAGTAACACTTAAATTAAAGTAGGAAGTAGCTAAATAAGGGTTATGTTGTTCCCCATAGGATTTTTTTCTAATTTCAAGAGCCTTTTCATAGTATTTATGTTCTTTTATAATTTTACCTCTTTCACCATAAAAGGTTCCTAAGCTATTATAAATATTAGCTAAGTTAAGATGAGAATCAGAATTTAACTTAATTTTTAAATTAAGAGATTTTTTGAGAAATAATTCTGCTTGAGAGAAATTTGCTATACGTGTTAAAAATATCCCATAATTGAAGAAAAAATCAGCTATTTCATTATCAGGTATAAGGTATTTTTTTAATTGTAAATATACTTTCTCAGGGTTATTTGCTATTTTTAAATTTAATATTTTAAATATTTCATTATAATATTGGTTGGCCTCGTTATATTTTGAAGCCACAAAGCATACTACAGCTAAATTTTCTAGGCTATTTATGATATGAGAAATAAACACGCATTTATTCTTTAATAAATATAAGGAGCGTTTAAAATAATCTTCTGCACTTTTATAGTCTCCTAGCATAAGATATAATGTACCAATGTACCTATAAGGCACATTATTTTTTGGTTCTTTTTCTTTCCATTTTTTGAAACACTCTAATGCTTTACTATATTGTATTATTCTTTTATATATCAGGCCTTTATTCTCATAGCTTTCATCATAAAAGTTATGTATGTTAAAATAATCTTTAGATGATTTGCTGCTATTATAACAAAAATCCTTAAAAACATTATAAAATGGTATTATACTATAATAATACTTAAATAGCCCTCCTTTATCAGTCAATTCCTTTTCAGGTAAGCTAAAATACTTTTTTGTCTCTTCCAAGCTTTCTTCTAGATTATTTAAAACCTTACTAGGATACATAAATTCAAATTGACCTTTATTGGCAAGATATGTACGCAATCTAAGCATTACAGCAAAACTAGCTGCATATTTTAAATAATGAGGAGCATCTTTACCTTTTTCTGTAGTACCGATTACCTTGTTTTCATGCAGCTTATTTATTGCATCCCATATGCTTACAGGTTCTATTCCAAAATATAATGCTAACCCATATATAAACCTATCTGGTAATCTATATATCTCTTGTTTCACATTAAATAACTTACCTTCCTCTTCCATAGCGTGGAGTTGAGGCTTAAAAGCATGGATATCTCCTTCAAAATGAACTTTTTGTAAAGCATTATGTTCAGCACTATATTTAAATTCTTCTACCCCGTCTTTTAATCTTTTTAGAGTTCTAACTTCATAATTTGGTATACCATTTTCATTTTTAATATTTAAGAACTTTGTTACTTTTTTTCTAAAATTAGCAAACAACTCTTTTTCCCCATAAATAAAGCAACTTGCTTCTAATATATATGGTAGGTTCTTATCTATATGACTATACTTCTCATCTAAATACCTTGCCATCTTTTCAGGAGTTTGTATTAACTGATAATGCTTATCTTTCTCTATCCTGCCTAATGGGGTCTTACCCCCTAAATCAAAGTTAAATCCTCTACATACAAAACTCTCTAAATTAATTTTATACTTACTAGTCGGTATTATAGTTTCTCCTAAGCAAATTACCTTGAAATGTACTAAATGGCTTAAATTCTTAAAATAATTCTGAACCTTAGGATCACTATTATGCTTGTATTCTTCATTCTCAGTAAGTATAGCAAACTCTAAATCTGAATATGGTGTAAACTGATTTAGTGCTAATGACCCTAGCCCTATGACACTATATTCACAAGGAGGCTCATCTATCACTTCCTCGCACTCTTTAAATATTCTTGCTATAAAGCCTTTAACTTGTTCAGCTAA
The Candidatus Jidaibacter acanthamoeba DNA segment above includes these coding regions:
- a CDS encoding tetratricopeptide repeat protein gives rise to the protein MRASSSLNTSNSSLLDISNEASINTQIHKIATSLFMGEHCGELREYIESVDIEEAYNKKWDGILFNNIKRAVEEYNKEGGILSRYEGEELVEEAYNFVTQRLKQERFEVTARTQKLCKDLIEWEAQYQRMKEGAVESLGEDFKEDDEYNKNTGEKLRDLSAAGDDRNLIGHGEDRKYWYSVTDGFRLLVAIRNSMLHPFDIEGKEEERYTTHRENEEGIFIADPYHSDNFNQYLRDDIARITGSHEIEEYNNDRWQSMPRVIVLPILYGLHWRCVRIEIDYKSKESSILYDDPYGVGHFPKQEMEKLLEVIKEQIRFLIRTELENKGVEAGAEEIEVKVKEYEKNIDQQGSYENSYDCGVIVFSNIRDYSRGEIRNEVYAEASGEEVNIYSLSPITRNKHEEGVIAIRARHIRECSKVTGIELNNDRLEEIEESIRQGNKNKAESLRGNESNIGKKISELPAECIEMIFSVLEQKRALGKGERGEYTEEELEKCCRLLFEKAEEEISLDLIEKYIVREEGKKNEKIDYHTRSIIGENNYQGIKLKELRVEEQTFAAKLKELVYEYTINPISEAAINLIKVYRKLGDLYIDIGRISSKAEDYTDAAVFYHYVLSMVERIEEEQEDTTNQELENYKVQSFEQLAIIWGKLSELVFISIEETTPNQSKLVEQESRDNRAFLKQLREEAEQKVKEIDEGSLKKEEAESAYKSEEYFINESRELFEYLAEQVKGFIARIFKECEEVIDEPPCEYSVIGLGSLALNQFTPYSDLEFAILTENEEYKHNSDPKVQNYFKNLSHLVHFKVICLGETIIPTSKYKINLESFVCRGFNFDLGGKTPLGRIEKDKHYQLIQTPEKMARYLDEKYSHIDKNLPYILEASCFIYGEKELFANFRKKVTKFLNIKNENGIPNYEVRTLKRLKDGVEEFKYSAEHNALQKVHFEGDIHAFKPQLHAMEEEGKLFNVKQEIYRLPDRFIYGLALYFGIEPVSIWDAINKLHENKVIGTTEKGKDAPHYLKYAASFAVMLRLRTYLANKGQFEFMYPSKVLNNLEESLEETKKYFSLPEKELTDKGGLFKYYYSIIPFYNVFKDFCYNSSKSSKDYFNIHNFYDESYENKGLIYKRIIQYSKALECFKKWKEKEPKNNVPYRYIGTLYLMLGDYKSAEDYFKRSLYLLKNKCVFISHIINSLENLAVVCFVASKYNEANQYYNEIFKILNLKIANNPEKVYLQLKKYLIPDNEIADFFFNYGIFLTRIANFSQAELFLKKSLNLKIKLNSDSHLNLANIYNSLGTFYGERGKIIKEHKYYEKALEIRKKSYGEQHNPYLATSYFNLSVTYQKLSLFKKAERYRKIAEVNIQSVYNHRIQTIGESTFDKNDTLHPDSILAKKNKGSFALDQGDYHTAENLLRECLEEYKKIYNNIPHYNTSECLNDLGVTLMKLNKLKEARQCHKQALKMRSIIYGNQDHPLIASSYWNIGATFFSLEIYKRAEKLYKKALNMRNRVFKDHLHPDTATLLNDLGLVYIKCKKYDKALDLFTQALSIQTKVFNNVNYPKPYEMGRTHFNIAACYFYKEQYKDALIKSKLALRIFNSIEQEYCFSEKSKTLKNIGYCYFIEGKFEDAISNYNLAIRNYENAERKKKRGENSQKYNLSEKAESQFYMAQCYLIKGIHNKTYNKESLNFATKAYKDCLEFYGYHIVNANTYFALAGLALTYFSLGEKSEAIKYYNIFSSINEKLKGSQYFPLGTYRNNIEESLYKDIWYGINNSLNREWDNLKLASKEKSIGGVVGTNISHMREYGETSGVKINIEKKEIIVDDLTYFNEKETLIKIEGIIEELIKLYEVGDIAERLEKVKEGLKLCNRGINIGKYYEQEYELFLKLGDIYSRGEDRLDYPKAVGIYQYILNIIYRLPDKLNKEELRKVIENKIGLVEEKFIRQARKDKILPEGYSGEGSLKKIRDYKSKLEGHREWIGGELKKVEDLGIKERGEELDEEGLEKRAGEVERIYQEIREYFIGGDGLIKQLLNDCIDELGGLPKIKNSKTGEDREVGYAIFGMGSMALGTMTPWSDMEWGILIEEGLGKKEEEKVKEYFRNLAVLMYIKVTNFGESLLTVFGVKELNNFKLSDGNDKEHNWFYDSISRRGFSFDGSQWHACKSPLGRERGYNKYTIEDEIKRIVPCKPFELIGTINELMRFQVDEVWYNDDPHLVQALWYTILIAGSKKLLNQYQQKLSNIKTIKPRSFQLLKEDCKNFDPHEIVFNIKQEGEILNIKKEIYRFFDRMIAELGTCLGERRVTIWKIIQSVATISQEGLKNLKLALSIANELRVRTYEKNKGQRENVSYLREYAPQVSHSTNLKLEEEIFYLKDFSIVYRYYYTALPLSYIIKEESNIRSLRLRLSQEQLFSNHPIIKGSIHYKFLKYYEVINELKNTIINEPNIHLKLALAYREVGMNKEALEEIEEISRECNNIDKYIILFNKAQILSAFKTKENYVKACQLYKDSLNEIDRNNFIKQAIVLNELGIIYLNLKKEEKAYNNFFKSLSLNFRTRNEDVIQTASILSNISLILDREKNYEEALQYIQKSLEIAYKIYHGDHKQIAGILDNKSETLANLSRYGEELSCAEEALNMRLRLYKGDHPEIAASYNNIGSILAKQEKFKEALNNYIISFNIRLRLYKGDHSDIIDTKNNILMTLGGLRKYKETQEAYYYISQVVEMLQNLNISDQREFQVFKINLVKFTICLANKVMLSGSSDQALALYLSIFPELNDIEPYSLIQEIRNYAQESWQAGNLNLAISCYEVLSERLIPQERRIKHNLACMYHVKSIRFKEINNIEKYEEYLGKVGRTFELALSMESAELINGNLYTEYAMFLVKYHDINNQEEYTKIQELLNKAIELQNDGSSLGYNQLEKITTVEPLQELLNKRDSITVAPHILAYYLLVKVHIMHGKKEEAEEKLEELEGIMLSFKGASNLSSQQQEEKVLALYLTAYACKEMGYDNRAKELFKKIEKLSHCKQELQIS